In Papaver somniferum cultivar HN1 chromosome 1, ASM357369v1, whole genome shotgun sequence, a genomic segment contains:
- the LOC113271947 gene encoding stress response protein nst1-like, whose translation MTLDQLRDILHRERERDWDLAEQHVQLERHNARLRKQNRQLNENVEMNTIDSEGNTVSSEEDELRRRRYEHEENEGGQRRRRQINEDEERDLRRGLEISQREDQRRRHEEEKRQEDELQRRENLIRGEEERRRPGEGRLSVMRGRPHEEDGGKLNQEVLNELRDMRALINNS comes from the coding sequence ATGACGTTGGACCAGCTAAGGGATATACTCCATCGTGAACGAGAACGAGACTGGGACTTAGCGGAACAACATGTGCAGTTGGAAAGGCATAATGCTAGGTTGAGGAAGCAAAACCGGCAACTAAACGAAAACGTGGAGATGAATACCATAGATTCGGAAGGAAACACTGTATCTTCGGAGGAAGATGAGCTGCGGCGAAGGAGATATGAACACGAGGAAAATGAAGGAGGACAAAGAAGAAGACGACAAATtaatgaagacgaagaaagagACTTGAGAAGAGGACTGGAGATATCACAAAGGGAAGATCAGAGGCGGAGACATGAGGAGGAAAAGAGGCAGGAGGACGAACTGCAACGTCGGGAGAACCTTATCCGAGGCGAGGAGGAAAGGCGACGACCAGGCGAAGGGAGGCTTAGCGTGATGAGAGGTCGTCCCCATGAggaggatggaggaaaattgaaCCAAGAAGTCCTGAACGAGTTGAGAGACATGAGGGCTTTAATTAATAACTCATGA
- the LOC113271955 gene encoding polygalacturonase-like, whose translation MANLIVLFSLQLIVLLFIVAFPLSTSAATYNVLHYGAKPNGRTDSTKPFLLAWSMACKSKKPATMWIPRGTYLVKTIVFGGPCKSKRVTVQIDGKIQAPPSKNFRIIGNYRNWILFHGIYGLTINGGILDGRGSNFWDCRRAGANCPDGAVSLTLQNVRNGIISGLKSIDSQYSHMAINGCNNIMVRRVTLIAPDQSPNTDGIDIQSSTGVTIIDSSIRTGDDCIAIGPGTKKVLVQRVGCGPGHGISIGSLARSRNEDGVEGIIVKDVTFTGSDNGLRIKTWPKPSNGFVKNVLYQNIVMNNVRNPIIIDQIYCPGGNSQCTKQHSGIKISGVTYLNVRGTSATPVAIKLHCSAINPCNGIELYHVKLTYSKKPATSFCSSATGISKGQVLHESCF comes from the exons ATGGCTAACCTAATCGTCTTATTTTCTCTTCAACTCATCGTACTTCTCTTCATCGTTGCATTTCCACTGTCAACAAGTGCAGCAACTTATAACGTTTTACATTATGGTGCAAAACCAAATGGGAGAACGGATTCGACAAAACCTTTCCTTCTAGCATGGTCTATGGCATGCAAATCTAAGAAACCAGCAACAATGTGGATACCTCGAGGTACTTACTTGGTAAAAACAATAGTTTTTGGCGGTCCATGCAAAAGTAAAAGAGTCACAGTCCAAATTGATGGAAAAATTCAAGCACCTCCCAGCAAGAATTTTCGGATTATTGGGAACTACCGCAATTGGATTTTGTTCCATGGTATCTATGGTTTGACTATCAATGGTGGTATTTTGGATGGGCGTGGATCTAACTTCTGGGATTGTAGGCGGGCCGGTGCAAATTGCCCAGACGGTGCAGTT TCGCTAACATTACAAAACGTGAGAAATGGTATAATCAGTGGATTAAAATCAATCGACAGCCAGTATTCTCATATGGCTATCAACGGCTGCAACAATATAATGGTTCGAAGGGTGACGCTTATTGCACCCGATCAAAGCCCCAACACTGACGGAATAGATATACAATCGTCAACTGGAGTTACAATAATTGATTCGAGCATCAGAACAGGCGATGATTGTATTGCAATTGGTCCTGGAACAAAAAAGGTATTGGTTCAACGTGTAGGATGTGGACCTGGACATGGCATTAG CATTGGAAGTTTGGCAAGAAGTCGGAATGAAGATGGGGTCGAAGGAATCATAGTGAAGGATGTAACATTCACTGGATCAGACAATGGTTTAAGGATTAAAACATGGCCGAAACCAAGCAATGGTTTTGTGAAAAATGTTCTTTATCAAAATATCGTAATGAATAATGTTCGAAATCCTATTATTATTGATCAGATATATTGTCCTGGTGGTAATTCACAGTGTACTAAGCAG CACTCTGGAATCAAGATCAGTGGCGTGACGTACTTAAATGTCCGTGGAACATCGGCAACTCCAGTTGCCATTAAACTCCACTGCAGTGCAATTAACCCATGCAACGGAATCGAATTATACCATGTTAAGCTCACTTACTCGAAGAAACCTGCTACGTCATTTTGCTCCAGCGCTACTGGAATATCTAAAGGACAAGTCCTACACGAAAGTTGCTTCTAG